One window of Macrococcus sp. 19Msa1099 genomic DNA carries:
- the pth gene encoding aminoacyl-tRNA hydrolase, whose amino-acid sequence MKCIVGLGNIGKKYELTRHNIGFMVVDRLVESYNLELNQQKFKGLYTIAMINGEKVLLIEPMTYMNLSGEAVRPLMDYFNVSTEDLLVLYDDLDMPPGRLRLRQKGSAGGHNGIRSLIQHLGTDQFKRIRIGIGRPTGHLKVVDFVLQKFTHDEMIIMDKVIDQTIKAVEAFIAGERFENIMNQYNGDV is encoded by the coding sequence ATGAAGTGCATTGTTGGTTTAGGGAATATTGGAAAGAAATATGAATTAACAAGACATAATATAGGTTTTATGGTAGTTGATCGTTTGGTTGAATCATATAATTTAGAGCTCAATCAACAGAAATTTAAAGGTCTCTATACAATTGCGATGATAAATGGTGAAAAAGTCCTGCTAATTGAACCAATGACATATATGAACTTGTCTGGCGAAGCAGTGAGGCCATTGATGGATTACTTTAATGTTTCAACAGAAGATTTACTTGTATTATATGATGATTTAGATATGCCGCCTGGTAGACTACGCTTACGCCAAAAAGGATCTGCTGGGGGACATAATGGTATTAGATCATTGATTCAGCATCTAGGAACAGATCAGTTTAAAAGAATTAGAATCGGTATTGGTAGACCGACGGGCCATTTAAAGGTCGTTGACTTTGTTTTACAGAAATTTACCCATGATGAAATGATTATTATGGATAAAGTAATAGATCAGACTATTAAGGCGGTAGAGGCATTCATCGCAGGTGAAAGATTTGAAAATATTATGAATCAGTATAATGGTGATGTATGA
- the spoVG gene encoding septation regulator SpoVG, producing the protein MKVTDVRMRKLVTDSRMKALASITLDEAFVIHDLRVIDGNNGLFVAMPSKRTSDGEFRDIAHPINSEMRQEIQEAVMKVYDETEAVEPGTSAIDIADSATSEVSSQLEESDSDTALSEDLKA; encoded by the coding sequence ATGAAGGTCACAGATGTAAGAATGAGGAAGTTGGTTACGGATAGTAGGATGAAAGCTTTAGCATCCATTACGTTGGATGAAGCGTTTGTAATACATGATTTGAGAGTAATTGACGGAAATAATGGTCTTTTTGTAGCGATGCCAAGTAAACGAACATCTGATGGAGAATTCCGTGATATCGCACATCCTATTAACAGCGAAATGCGACAAGAAATTCAAGAAGCAGTTATGAAGGTTTACGATGAAACAGAAGCGGTTGAACCTGGTACAAGTGCTATAGATATCGCTGATAGTGCTACAAGTGAAGTATCATCACAATTAGAAGAGTCTGATTCAGATACGGCGTTATCAGAAGATTTAAAAGCATAA
- the rsmA gene encoding 16S rRNA (adenine(1518)-N(6)/adenine(1519)-N(6))-dimethyltransferase RsmA, which yields MEYNDIATPTRTKQLLDRYGFKFKKSLGQNFLVDTNVIRNIIEAAGIDKTSGVIEIGPGMGSLTEQLAKHAKQVLAFEIDQRLIPILGETLSPYDNVTVINEDILKADVASAIETYLHHCDEIFVVANLPYYITTPILMGLLEKNLNINSYVVMMQKEVGERLSAIPSTKAYGSLSIAVQYYTDVKRIMVVPKGVFMPPPNVDSLVVKLTTLESPRVDVEDETLFFKLTRGAFVQRRKTILNNYMSLIQDSKEHKELIIEWLEASGVAPSRRGESLNLNDYAQLSNNMKKYPELVI from the coding sequence ATGGAATATAACGATATTGCAACACCAACAAGAACGAAACAGTTATTAGATCGATACGGGTTTAAGTTTAAGAAAAGTCTTGGCCAGAATTTTCTTGTGGATACAAATGTCATCAGAAATATAATTGAGGCTGCAGGTATAGATAAGACGTCAGGTGTAATTGAAATTGGTCCTGGAATGGGGAGTTTAACTGAACAATTAGCAAAACACGCGAAACAAGTCTTAGCATTTGAAATAGACCAGCGACTTATACCGATACTAGGAGAAACGTTAAGTCCTTATGATAATGTAACTGTAATCAACGAGGATATATTAAAAGCAGATGTAGCTTCTGCTATAGAAACGTATCTACATCATTGCGATGAAATTTTCGTTGTGGCCAATTTACCTTATTATATTACAACGCCGATATTAATGGGCTTACTGGAAAAAAACTTGAATATTAACAGTTACGTGGTGATGATGCAAAAAGAAGTAGGAGAGCGTTTGTCTGCAATCCCTTCAACAAAAGCGTATGGTTCATTATCCATTGCAGTGCAGTACTATACGGATGTGAAACGTATTATGGTTGTTCCTAAAGGTGTCTTTATGCCCCCGCCGAATGTAGACTCTCTCGTAGTTAAGCTGACAACATTAGAGAGCCCTCGTGTAGATGTTGAAGACGAAACGTTGTTCTTTAAGTTAACTAGAGGTGCTTTCGTCCAGCGCAGGAAGACAATCTTAAATAACTATATGAGCTTGATACAAGATAGTAAGGAGCACAAAGAACTTATTATTGAATGGCTTGAGGCAAGTGGCGTAGCACCTTCACGTCGTGGAGAGAGCCTTAATTTAAATGATTATGCACAACTTTCAAATAATATGAAAAAGTATCCAGAGTTGGTGATTTAA
- the metG gene encoding methionine--tRNA ligase, with product MTNNTFYVTTPIYYPSGKLHIGHAYSTVAGDAIARYKRMQGYDVKYLTGTDEHGQKIQEKAQAAGKSEIEYLDEIIADIQALWKKLDISNDDFIRTTEDRHKVVVEKVFERLLEQGDIYLGDYEGWYSVPDETFYTETQLVDPIYEGEKIVGGKSPDSGHPVQLVKEESYFFKLSKYTDRLIEYYDAHPDFIQPVSRKNEMLNNFIKPGLEDLAVSRTSFDWGIKVPSNPKHVVYVWIDALTNYISALGYLSEDETEFNKYWPADVHIMAKEIVRFHTIIWPALLMALDLPLPKKIFAHGWILMKDGKMSKSKGNVVDPHILIDRYGLDAVRYYLMRELPFGSDGVFTPEAFIDRTNFDLANDLGNLVNRTIAMINKYFDGNLTGYKGQMHTVDAEIEDLAVATKKAYDNAMENMQYSVALQEVWKLISRTNKYIDETTPWILIKDTSQKELLESVMYHLVENIRFAAVLLRPFLTEAPYKIFEQLNLKDNALYEFDSLNTYGHITELKVVEKATPIFPRLDVEAEVEFIKGTMQPPVSEKNEAEGKSEITIDVFDKIELKAATIIDADYVKKAKKLLKIQVDLGNEKRQIVSGIAEFYNPEDIIGKKVVVVTNLKAVELRGEKSEGMILSAEKDGQLTLVSLPSTIENGSIVK from the coding sequence GAAAAAGCTCAAGCTGCTGGTAAATCTGAAATTGAATATTTAGATGAAATCATCGCAGATATTCAAGCACTATGGAAAAAATTAGATATCTCTAATGATGACTTCATTAGAACGACAGAAGATAGACATAAAGTTGTGGTAGAAAAAGTATTTGAGAGATTACTGGAGCAAGGGGATATTTATCTAGGCGACTATGAAGGTTGGTACTCTGTACCTGATGAGACGTTCTATACTGAAACGCAACTTGTAGATCCTATTTATGAAGGAGAAAAAATTGTTGGGGGTAAGAGTCCAGATTCTGGGCATCCGGTGCAACTTGTCAAGGAGGAAAGTTATTTCTTTAAGTTGAGTAAATATACAGATCGTTTAATTGAATACTATGATGCACATCCAGACTTCATCCAGCCTGTTTCACGTAAAAATGAAATGCTGAATAATTTCATTAAACCAGGTCTTGAAGACTTAGCAGTATCACGAACTTCATTTGATTGGGGAATTAAAGTTCCATCTAATCCGAAGCATGTTGTTTACGTCTGGATAGATGCGTTAACGAATTATATCTCGGCGCTTGGATATTTATCTGAAGATGAGACAGAATTTAATAAGTACTGGCCTGCTGATGTACATATTATGGCAAAAGAAATTGTGCGTTTCCATACAATTATCTGGCCAGCGTTATTAATGGCGTTAGATTTACCTCTTCCTAAGAAAATTTTTGCTCATGGCTGGATTCTTATGAAGGATGGCAAGATGAGTAAATCTAAAGGAAATGTCGTGGATCCTCATATATTAATCGATCGTTATGGCCTAGATGCCGTTCGTTATTATTTAATGAGAGAGCTGCCATTTGGATCAGATGGTGTATTTACTCCGGAAGCTTTCATAGATCGTACAAACTTTGATTTAGCCAACGATCTCGGTAATCTGGTAAACCGTACGATAGCCATGATTAACAAATATTTTGACGGTAACCTTACCGGATACAAAGGGCAAATGCATACAGTTGATGCAGAAATTGAAGATCTAGCAGTAGCAACTAAGAAAGCTTATGATAATGCGATGGAAAATATGCAGTATTCAGTTGCTTTACAAGAAGTATGGAAATTAATTTCACGTACTAATAAATATATTGATGAAACAACACCGTGGATTCTTATTAAAGATACGTCCCAAAAAGAACTCTTAGAGAGCGTAATGTATCATCTTGTTGAGAATATTCGCTTTGCAGCGGTATTGTTACGTCCATTCTTAACAGAAGCACCATATAAAATCTTTGAACAGTTAAATTTAAAAGACAATGCACTTTATGAATTTGATAGTTTAAACACTTATGGACATATTACGGAACTTAAAGTAGTGGAAAAAGCGACACCGATTTTTCCGAGATTAGATGTAGAAGCAGAAGTGGAATTTATTAAAGGTACAATGCAACCACCTGTATCTGAGAAAAATGAAGCTGAAGGTAAAAGTGAAATCACAATTGATGTATTCGATAAAATAGAATTAAAGGCAGCAACAATTATTGATGCAGATTACGTGAAGAAGGCTAAGAAACTGCTGAAAATTCAAGTAGACTTAGGTAATGAAAAACGCCAAATTGTATCAGGTATTGCAGAATTCTATAATCCAGAGGATATCATTGGCAAAAAAGTAGTAGTCGTTACAAATCTAAAGGCGGTAGAACTACGTGGTGAGAAATCAGAAGGTATGATTCTTTCTGCTGAGAAAGATGGACAATTAACACTTGTAAGCTTACCAAGCACGATTGAAAATGGTTCTATCGTTAAATAA
- the purR gene encoding pur operon repressor, which produces MKFKRSERIVYMTSYLLSHPNELVPLTYFVEKFGQAKSSISEDVQIIKDTFEKEEIGIITTTAGASGGVTFRHRMYYDEAEGLIRTLCNMLQEEERLLPGGYLFMSDVVGNPRLLGQVGKLIATMYMNEEIDAVVTIATKGISLANAVASILNLPVVVIRKDNKVTEGSTVSINYVSGSSRKIETMVLSKRTLPEGSKVLVVDDFMRAGGSITGVMNLMNEFKATVKGVTVLVESKEVKNRLIQDYTSLVKLSNVDEYNQSFTVEEGNCLDKFSEAGRN; this is translated from the coding sequence ATGAAATTTAAGAGGAGTGAACGTATCGTCTACATGACGAGTTATTTGCTAAGCCATCCAAATGAGCTTGTGCCATTAACCTACTTTGTAGAAAAGTTTGGACAGGCTAAGTCTTCAATTAGCGAGGACGTACAAATTATTAAAGATACTTTTGAAAAAGAAGAGATTGGAATTATCACAACAACAGCTGGAGCGAGTGGTGGAGTAACGTTCAGACATAGAATGTATTATGATGAAGCCGAAGGACTGATCAGAACATTATGTAATATGTTGCAGGAGGAGGAAAGACTGCTTCCTGGAGGTTATTTATTCATGTCAGATGTTGTGGGTAATCCGAGATTGCTTGGGCAAGTGGGAAAACTGATTGCTACAATGTATATGAATGAAGAAATAGATGCAGTAGTTACCATAGCGACAAAAGGAATCTCATTGGCGAATGCAGTAGCCAGCATTTTAAACTTACCGGTTGTAGTAATAAGAAAAGATAACAAAGTAACGGAAGGTTCTACGGTTTCTATCAACTATGTATCTGGTTCTTCGAGAAAGATAGAGACGATGGTATTATCAAAGCGCACGCTTCCTGAAGGTTCGAAAGTTTTGGTTGTTGATGATTTCATGCGTGCAGGAGGCTCTATAACAGGGGTCATGAATTTAATGAATGAGTTTAAAGCAACAGTAAAAGGGGTAACAGTATTAGTAGAATCGAAAGAAGTTAAGAATCGTTTAATTCAGGACTATACCTCTTTGGTTAAATTATCTAATGTAGATGAATATAATCAATCTTTTACTGTTGAAGAAGGTAATTGCTTAGACAAATTTTCTGAAGCAGGGAGAAATTAA
- the glmU gene encoding bifunctional UDP-N-acetylglucosamine diphosphorylase/glucosamine-1-phosphate N-acetyltransferase GlmU produces the protein MTRQAVILAAGKGTRMKSKLHKVLHPVCGKPMVKHVIDNIKKADVTEIVTIVGYGAEDVKAALRDQSLFSMQSEQLGTAHAVQMAAEHLEGKQGTTIVICGDTPLISEETIAGFIAHHELTGAKATILSAKTNTPFGYGRIIRDTHGAVERIVEEKDASIEERLINEVSSGTFCFDNALLFELLGQVDNNNAQGEYYLPDVIKLLRERNELVEAYVTEDFSETLGINDRYNLSIAEQTLRLRINKQHMMNGVTIIDPLTTYIESDVVIGSDTIIEPNVMLKGSTQIGNDVIITSGSTISDSKIADNVTIKHSVIAESEVGDSTTIGPFAQLRPGSLLGTDVKVGNFVEIKKAKLDDEAKVSHLSYIGDAQIGARTNIGCGAITVNYDGTNKFKTIVGKDAFIGCNSNLVAPVTIGDESFIAAGSTITDDVPEKSLALGRARQTTKDGYYDK, from the coding sequence ATGACAAGACAAGCTGTTATTCTCGCTGCAGGTAAAGGGACGAGAATGAAGTCGAAACTTCACAAAGTGTTGCATCCTGTCTGTGGTAAGCCGATGGTGAAACATGTCATAGATAATATTAAGAAAGCAGACGTTACTGAAATCGTAACGATTGTGGGATACGGTGCCGAAGATGTAAAGGCTGCTTTACGAGATCAATCATTATTCAGTATGCAAAGTGAGCAACTTGGTACTGCGCATGCTGTACAAATGGCTGCAGAACATTTAGAAGGTAAACAAGGAACAACAATTGTCATTTGTGGAGATACGCCATTAATCTCTGAAGAAACAATTGCCGGATTTATTGCGCATCATGAATTAACAGGTGCAAAAGCGACGATTCTTTCCGCTAAGACAAATACACCATTTGGCTACGGTAGAATTATTCGCGATACACATGGTGCAGTAGAGCGCATTGTTGAAGAGAAGGATGCTTCGATAGAAGAGCGACTAATAAATGAAGTGAGTTCGGGAACATTCTGCTTTGATAACGCATTGTTATTCGAACTGCTTGGACAAGTCGATAACAACAACGCACAAGGCGAGTACTATCTTCCGGATGTAATCAAATTACTACGTGAAAGAAATGAACTTGTTGAAGCATATGTCACTGAAGATTTTAGTGAAACATTAGGGATTAATGATAGATATAATTTATCTATAGCAGAACAAACGCTACGTTTAAGAATTAACAAACAACATATGATGAATGGTGTAACCATTATTGATCCATTAACGACATACATAGAATCGGATGTAGTCATCGGTAGCGACACAATTATTGAACCGAATGTGATGTTAAAGGGAAGCACGCAAATTGGTAATGATGTCATCATTACTTCCGGTAGTACTATTTCAGATAGTAAGATTGCCGACAACGTAACAATAAAGCATTCTGTAATCGCTGAATCTGAGGTGGGTGACTCTACGACAATTGGGCCGTTTGCTCAATTAAGACCGGGAAGTCTCTTGGGAACGGATGTAAAGGTTGGAAATTTTGTAGAGATCAAAAAAGCAAAGTTGGATGATGAAGCAAAAGTGTCACATCTAAGCTATATAGGAGATGCACAGATCGGTGCTAGAACGAATATAGGCTGTGGAGCCATTACTGTCAATTATGATGGTACAAATAAATTTAAAACAATTGTTGGGAAAGATGCGTTTATCGGTTGCAACTCGAATCTAGTTGCACCTGTTACAATTGGCGATGAATCCTTTATCGCAGCAGGTTCTACCATTACTGATGATGTACCTGAAAAAAGTCTGGCACTAGGTCGTGCGCGTCAGACAACTAAAGATGGCTATTATGATAAATAA
- a CDS encoding TatD family hydrolase, with protein sequence MLIDTHVHLNADQYDEDLQEVIDRARKNGIDRMIVVGFDEKTIKRTMKLIEDYDFVYGVIGWHPVDAIDFTDEYYEWIKELSKHPKIVAIGEMGLDYHWDKSPKDIQKEVFKRQIQLAKEVKLPIVIHNREATHDVIEILKSENAQEVGGVMHSFSGSPETCDEVLKLNFVISLGGPVTFKNAKQPKEVAKHVPLDKLLVETDAPYLTPHPYRGKRNEPMHVKLVAEEIAELRGITLEEVALQTTANAERLFKMANRD encoded by the coding sequence GTGTTAATCGATACACATGTACATTTAAACGCAGACCAATATGATGAAGATTTACAGGAAGTTATTGATAGAGCACGTAAAAATGGAATAGACCGTATGATTGTCGTGGGATTTGATGAAAAAACGATTAAACGGACAATGAAATTAATAGAGGATTATGATTTCGTATACGGTGTTATTGGGTGGCATCCAGTTGATGCTATCGATTTCACTGATGAGTATTACGAATGGATAAAAGAACTTTCAAAACATCCTAAAATTGTTGCGATTGGTGAAATGGGTCTTGATTATCACTGGGATAAGTCTCCAAAAGATATACAAAAAGAAGTATTTAAGCGACAAATTCAACTTGCAAAAGAAGTGAAACTTCCAATTGTTATTCATAATCGTGAAGCAACTCATGATGTAATTGAAATATTGAAATCAGAAAATGCCCAAGAAGTTGGCGGCGTAATGCATAGCTTCAGTGGCAGCCCAGAAACTTGCGATGAAGTATTAAAACTAAACTTTGTTATTTCTTTAGGGGGACCTGTAACGTTTAAAAATGCCAAACAGCCTAAAGAAGTTGCGAAGCATGTACCACTCGATAAACTACTTGTTGAAACAGATGCGCCGTATTTAACACCGCATCCTTATCGTGGAAAGCGTAATGAACCGATGCACGTAAAGTTGGTGGCAGAAGAGATTGCGGAACTACGCGGTATCACATTAGAAGAGGTGGCACTACAAACAACAGCTAACGCTGAGAGATTATTTAAAATGGCAAATAGGGATTAA
- the ispE gene encoding 4-(cytidine 5'-diphospho)-2-C-methyl-D-erythritol kinase: protein MIYENAPAKINLTLDTLYKRNDGYHEVEMIMTTVDLYDRLTFEKRKDKKIVLKIEHRYVPNDHRNLAYKAAELMIERYNIKCGVTITLDKTIPIAAGLAGGSSDAAATFRGMNKLFELNLSLETLAELSSEIGSDIPFCIYGRTTLCTGRGEVLEHLPKPPSCWVILAKPEISVSTQEVYSALDLSQAHEQIENEKCRRAIEAGDYLEMIRSLGNRLEAVTIEMHPVIQMLKETMMKAGADAAMMSGSGPTVYGLAAKERQAKSVVNALKGCCKEVYMVRMLG, encoded by the coding sequence ATGATTTATGAGAATGCACCAGCTAAAATAAATTTGACACTAGATACACTATATAAAAGAAATGATGGCTATCATGAAGTAGAAATGATAATGACAACAGTAGACTTATATGATCGACTGACTTTTGAGAAGAGAAAAGATAAAAAAATTGTACTCAAAATAGAGCATCGATACGTGCCAAACGATCATAGAAACTTAGCTTATAAGGCTGCAGAACTTATGATAGAGCGTTACAATATAAAATGCGGAGTAACGATTACGCTCGATAAAACAATTCCGATAGCGGCAGGTCTAGCAGGAGGTTCTAGTGATGCTGCTGCCACATTTCGCGGAATGAACAAACTGTTTGAATTGAACCTATCACTTGAAACTTTAGCAGAACTGTCAAGTGAAATTGGGTCAGATATTCCATTTTGTATATACGGAAGAACGACACTATGTACAGGCCGTGGTGAAGTACTTGAACATTTACCGAAGCCACCTTCATGCTGGGTAATCTTAGCTAAACCTGAGATCAGTGTATCGACGCAAGAGGTTTATAGTGCACTTGATCTATCACAAGCACATGAACAGATTGAAAATGAGAAATGCAGACGTGCCATTGAAGCAGGAGATTACCTGGAGATGATACGCTCTTTAGGGAATAGGCTAGAAGCTGTAACGATAGAAATGCATCCTGTTATTCAAATGCTTAAAGAAACGATGATGAAAGCCGGAGCAGATGCTGCTATGATGAGCGGCAGTGGACCTACTGTATATGGATTAGCAGCAAAAGAACGCCAAGCTAAAAGCGTAGTCAATGCATTAAAAGGATGTTGTAAAGAAGTATATATGGTAAGGATGCTGGGGTAG
- a CDS encoding Veg family protein has translation MPKTLVDIKKILDCQLGNRIVLRANGGRKKLIERRGVLKETYPSVFVVELDQEQHNFERVSYTYTDVLTENVQVTFVNDQQEEFLVQ, from the coding sequence ATGCCAAAAACATTAGTAGACATCAAAAAAATTCTTGACTGTCAGTTGGGTAATCGAATTGTATTAAGAGCTAATGGAGGACGTAAAAAGTTAATTGAGCGTCGTGGTGTGCTTAAAGAAACTTATCCATCAGTTTTCGTGGTCGAACTAGACCAGGAGCAACATAATTTTGAGCGTGTGTCTTATACATACACGGACGTTTTAACAGAAAACGTGCAAGTTACATTTGTAAATGATCAACAAGAAGAATTTCTTGTACAATAA
- a CDS encoding ribose-phosphate diphosphokinase yields the protein MMNSEYKNTSLKIFALNGNKPLAEEIAKVVGIPLGKSSVKRFSDGEVQINIEESIRGCDVFIVQPTSNPVNERLMELLIMIDALKRASAETINIVMPYYGYARQDRKARSREPITAKLVADMMEKAGADRVIALDLHAPQIQGFFNIPIDHLMGVPILSDYFDAKEGIDKESIVVVSPDHGGVTRARKMADRLKAPIAIIDKRRPKPNVAEVMNIVGDINGKTAIIIDDIIDTAGTITLAAQALIDKGAKEVYACCTHPVLSGPAYQRIEDSAIKELVVTNSIILPEENKPAKIKQLSVGELLAQAIVRVYEQESVSILFD from the coding sequence ATGATGAACAGCGAATATAAGAATACGTCTTTAAAAATCTTTGCATTAAATGGTAATAAACCTTTAGCAGAGGAAATTGCTAAAGTCGTAGGTATTCCTTTAGGAAAATCAAGTGTTAAACGTTTTAGTGACGGGGAAGTTCAAATTAATATTGAAGAAAGTATTCGAGGATGTGATGTATTCATCGTTCAACCTACTTCAAATCCTGTTAACGAACGCTTAATGGAACTATTAATTATGATTGACGCACTAAAGCGTGCTTCAGCAGAAACTATTAACATCGTGATGCCATATTATGGCTATGCAAGACAAGATCGTAAAGCAAGAAGTCGGGAACCAATTACGGCAAAACTTGTTGCAGATATGATGGAAAAAGCAGGAGCAGACCGTGTAATTGCTCTTGATTTACATGCGCCGCAAATTCAAGGATTTTTCAATATTCCAATTGACCACCTCATGGGTGTTCCGATTCTTTCAGATTATTTCGATGCGAAAGAAGGGATTGACAAAGAGTCTATCGTAGTTGTATCACCTGACCATGGTGGGGTGACACGTGCACGTAAGATGGCAGATCGATTAAAAGCGCCGATTGCGATTATTGATAAACGTCGTCCAAAACCGAATGTAGCAGAAGTTATGAATATTGTAGGAGATATCAATGGTAAGACGGCGATTATCATCGATGATATTATTGATACTGCTGGTACAATTACACTTGCTGCTCAAGCGCTGATTGATAAAGGTGCTAAAGAGGTATATGCATGTTGTACGCACCCTGTACTATCAGGGCCAGCATATCAACGTATCGAGGACTCGGCTATTAAAGAGCTGGTTGTAACAAATTCCATTATTCTACCAGAAGAGAATAAGCCAGCTAAGATTAAGCAATTATCTGTAGGAGAACTTTTAGCACAGGCAATTGTGCGTGTATATGAACAAGAGTCTGTAAGTATTTTATTTGATTAG
- a CDS encoding RidA family protein yields MKNIYSKNAPEAIGPYCHAVVVNNMVYTSGQIPLTLQGELVSEDVQEQTKQVLDNLSAVLVDSGAHLDSVVKTTIFISDMNDFPLINEVYGEYFNTHLPARSCVEVSRLPKDVKVEIEAVALKL; encoded by the coding sequence ATGAAAAATATTTATTCTAAAAATGCGCCAGAAGCAATCGGGCCATATTGTCATGCTGTTGTTGTAAACAATATGGTTTATACAAGCGGTCAAATTCCTTTGACATTACAAGGTGAATTAGTCAGTGAAGATGTTCAGGAACAAACAAAGCAAGTGCTGGACAACTTATCTGCCGTTCTTGTAGATAGCGGTGCTCATTTGGATAGTGTGGTAAAAACGACAATCTTTATTAGTGATATGAATGACTTTCCGTTAATTAATGAAGTTTACGGTGAATATTTTAATACCCATTTACCAGCAAGAAGCTGTGTTGAAGTGAGTAGATTACCAAAAGACGTAAAAGTTGAAATTGAAGCGGTGGCCCTGAAACTATAA
- the rnmV gene encoding ribonuclease M5, whose protein sequence is MKINEIIVVEGKDDTTRVKLAVECDTLETNGSAINEETIEAIRHAAEVRGVIVLTDPDYPGNKIRKTIESHVPAVKHAFIDADIAVSKRGKIGIEHAPIEAIQDALMHVSTPFDYTSETVSKAFLVDNGLIIGPYAKEKRKQVCKYLRIGYCNGKQLFHRLNAFGITEQDVKQALYDKGEE, encoded by the coding sequence ATGAAAATTAACGAAATTATTGTAGTGGAAGGTAAAGATGATACAACACGTGTAAAGCTTGCAGTAGAATGTGATACGCTTGAAACGAATGGTTCTGCTATTAACGAAGAGACCATTGAAGCGATTAGACATGCAGCCGAAGTGAGAGGTGTTATTGTACTTACAGATCCTGATTACCCAGGAAATAAAATCAGGAAGACGATTGAAAGTCATGTACCTGCAGTAAAGCATGCGTTTATTGATGCTGATATTGCTGTAAGTAAACGTGGTAAGATTGGTATCGAACATGCACCCATTGAAGCAATTCAAGATGCATTAATGCATGTATCAACGCCGTTTGATTATACTTCTGAAACGGTAAGTAAAGCGTTTTTAGTAGATAACGGCTTAATTATCGGTCCTTATGCGAAGGAAAAAAGGAAGCAAGTATGCAAGTACTTAAGAATCGGTTATTGCAATGGAAAGCAATTATTTCATAGACTCAATGCTTTCGGTATAACTGAGCAGGATGTAAAGCAAGCACTATATGATAAAGGAGAGGAATAA
- a CDS encoding 50S ribosomal protein L25/general stress protein Ctc, producing the protein MTSLKAIIRQGKQTKGELNKIRNEGKIPAVVYGYGASNTSVKVDEPEFVKVIREVGRNGVIELGVGAKTIKVMVSDYQVDPLKNKVTHIDFLAINMKSELTVDVVINLTGEAQGVKEGGVVQQPLFQLSVTATPDEIPETIEVDVTELNIGDSIMVGDLKSGKAYTINNEDDEAIVSVVPPTVEVESEEGEAAEGEEASEEDAQGEEKAE; encoded by the coding sequence ATGACTTCATTAAAAGCAATTATTAGACAAGGTAAACAAACTAAAGGTGAACTAAACAAGATTAGAAATGAAGGTAAGATTCCTGCAGTTGTTTATGGCTACGGTGCATCAAATACTTCAGTTAAAGTAGATGAGCCTGAATTCGTTAAAGTTATTCGTGAAGTTGGGCGCAACGGAGTTATTGAACTAGGAGTGGGTGCAAAAACTATTAAAGTTATGGTTTCAGATTATCAAGTCGATCCTCTTAAAAATAAGGTTACGCATATTGACTTCTTAGCAATTAATATGAAATCTGAATTAACGGTAGATGTTGTTATAAATTTAACAGGCGAAGCTCAAGGTGTTAAAGAAGGTGGCGTAGTTCAACAGCCACTGTTCCAGTTATCTGTAACAGCTACACCAGATGAAATTCCTGAAACGATTGAAGTTGATGTAACTGAATTAAATATCGGAGACTCAATTATGGTAGGAGATTTGAAATCAGGTAAAGCTTATACAATTAATAATGAAGACGATGAAGCGATTGTATCTGTAGTTCCACCAACAGTCGAAGTAGAGTCAGAAGAAGGCGAAGCTGCTGAAGGTGAAGAAGCTTCTGAAGAGGACGCTCAAGGCGAAGAAAAAGCTGAATAA